One Thalassospira marina DNA window includes the following coding sequences:
- a CDS encoding GNAT family N-acetyltransferase — translation MTNPEKIRRLRAHDLTTMLQWAAEEGWNPGQDDASIFFETDPEGYWGLFDKKGLAATISLVTYSADYAFIGFYMCRPDRRGQGLGLRLWNSVLNDAVAQTIGLDGVVAQQENYAKSGFVLAHRNIRMAGVLANPADFTAPADLYDLKIDDIAIADAFEQSLHLFGESRLSFLKGWIGSEKHTALALYGPMGIRGYGVIRPCQEGYKIGPLFAENETDAECLFKALLSRRKNSLESPVYLDIPEPNQAAADLAARHGMRPVFETARMYRGTDPKLDLTRTFGITSFELG, via the coding sequence ATGACCAATCCCGAAAAAATCCGGCGCCTGCGCGCACATGACCTGACCACCATGCTGCAATGGGCCGCAGAGGAGGGCTGGAATCCGGGGCAGGATGATGCATCGATCTTTTTTGAAACCGACCCGGAAGGCTATTGGGGCCTGTTTGACAAAAAAGGCCTGGCTGCCACCATTTCGCTGGTTACCTATAGCGCCGATTACGCCTTTATCGGTTTTTACATGTGCCGCCCGGACCGTCGCGGTCAGGGGTTGGGCCTGCGACTGTGGAACAGCGTGTTAAATGATGCCGTCGCCCAGACCATTGGCCTTGATGGCGTGGTGGCCCAGCAGGAAAACTATGCCAAATCGGGCTTTGTGCTTGCGCACCGCAATATTCGCATGGCGGGCGTGCTTGCCAATCCGGCCGATTTCACAGCGCCTGCCGACCTTTATGATCTGAAAATTGATGATATCGCCATTGCCGATGCCTTTGAACAAAGCCTGCATCTTTTTGGCGAATCGCGTCTGTCATTCCTGAAAGGCTGGATCGGCAGCGAAAAACACACCGCCCTGGCCCTGTATGGCCCCATGGGCATTCGCGGATACGGGGTCATTCGCCCCTGTCAGGAAGGATACAAGATCGGCCCGCTTTTTGCCGAAAATGAAACCGATGCCGAATGCCTGTTCAAGGCCCTGCTTTCGCGCCGGAAAAACAGCCTAGAAAGCCCGGTTTATCTGGATATTCCCGAACCCAACCAGGCCGCGGCCGACCTTGCCGCCCGCCATGGTATGCGCCCGGTTTTTGAAACAGCGCGAATGTATCGCGGAACCGATCCGAAACTTGACCTGACGCGTACCTTTGGCATTACCAGTTTTGAACTTGGCTAG
- a CDS encoding OmpA family protein, protein MAKKPAAGAPAWMATFADLMSLLLVLFVLLLTFAEMDVVKYKAIAGSVKAAFGFAKDDQLAGVIEMDGSLLGKAIKNPSPDTPRVITELPPVQTPQVDIEKNDTGQERAEKLENTIETVLQRMGLTEEIGIERKGDEVVVRFPDDIAFPSGSSQINEEFGAILDRVLPVINQTDGTVIVAGHTDNIPLSPSSRFQSNWDLSASRATSVLHWMINENHMDPNRLILQGFGDSRPIADNGTPEGRAKNRRVELTIILEDQQGGAKPGNGGSGSGSSAPAGPSGNGSTPGQQGSTATPQEDSGRVGTGFIRQSRP, encoded by the coding sequence ATGGCCAAAAAACCAGCAGCAGGCGCGCCCGCATGGATGGCAACATTTGCCGACTTGATGTCGCTGTTGCTGGTGCTGTTTGTGTTGCTGCTGACCTTTGCTGAAATGGATGTGGTGAAATACAAGGCCATTGCCGGTTCGGTGAAAGCGGCCTTTGGTTTTGCCAAGGATGACCAGCTCGCCGGGGTGATTGAAATGGATGGGTCGCTTCTGGGCAAGGCGATTAAAAACCCGTCGCCCGATACACCGCGTGTCATTACCGAACTGCCCCCGGTCCAGACACCCCAGGTCGATATCGAAAAAAACGATACCGGGCAGGAACGGGCTGAAAAGCTTGAAAACACGATTGAAACCGTGTTGCAGCGCATGGGCCTGACCGAAGAAATCGGCATTGAACGCAAAGGCGACGAAGTCGTTGTACGCTTCCCCGATGATATTGCCTTTCCATCAGGTTCCTCGCAGATCAACGAGGAATTTGGCGCCATCCTTGACCGCGTCCTGCCCGTAATCAACCAAACCGACGGCACCGTGATTGTTGCCGGGCATACCGACAATATTCCGCTTTCGCCGTCGTCACGGTTTCAGTCCAACTGGGATTTGTCGGCTTCGCGTGCAACATCGGTTTTGCACTGGATGATCAATGAGAACCATATGGACCCCAACCGCCTGATCCTACAGGGATTTGGCGACAGCCGCCCGATTGCCGATAACGGCACCCCCGAAGGCCGCGCCAAAAACCGCCGGGTGGAATTGACCATTATCCTAGAAGATCAGCAAGGCGGCGCAAAACCGGGCAATGGCGGATCAGGATCAGGTTCATCTGCACCAGCAGGCCCGTCTGGCAACGGCAGCACTCCGGGCCAGCAGGGAAGCACAGCCACACCGCAAGAAGATAGCGGCCGGGTTGGCACCGGTTTTATCCGGCAGTCCCGCCCCTAA
- the mutL gene encoding DNA mismatch repair endonuclease MutL, whose translation MSLRILPQNLINQIAAGEVVERPAAALKELVENALDAGAKKVDVTLREGGRTLLSVTDDGRGMSPEELVLAVERHATSKLPDDDLFNIAFMGFRGEALPSIGSVSRMRLTSRTKGAENAWSLGIEGGMKGEPEPAAHPFGTRVEVRDLFYATPARLKFLKTARTEQMYAREIMERLAMARPDVSFSLSGDNNKSILNYPACAGDLFDARLKRLGAVMGREFQDNALQIEAEREGIRLTGYAGVPTLNRGNAQMQFLFVNGRPVKDRLLQGAVRGAYQDFLARDRHPLLALFLDLEPRDVDVNVHPGKTEVRFRDPGLVRGLIVGALKHALAGAGHRASTTVADMALGAARREGELPGGAAGYNAARPGISGYGGYGSAASYPGHQAIERNYAAQAPFDNGAGPAIGGLFDRPRDFGGHPAGASSAGDAGGYGGGNGGFAGAAAAALAGGYASASPSARIDVTDETRFVDHPLGAARGQVHANYIIAQTRDGLVIVDQHAAHERIVYERMKADLAETGVKRQGLLLPEVVELDESGADRVAERAEEFAELGLVIEPFGPGALVVREVPAMLGKVDVASLVRDLADELAELGQGMALKDRLMHVCATMACHGSVRSGRKLNADEMNALLRQMEATPHSGQCNHGRPTYVELKLNDIEKMFGRR comes from the coding sequence ATGTCGCTGCGCATTCTGCCCCAGAACCTGATAAACCAGATCGCCGCGGGTGAGGTGGTTGAACGCCCCGCTGCTGCGTTGAAAGAACTGGTGGAAAATGCCCTGGATGCCGGGGCAAAGAAGGTGGATGTCACCTTGCGCGAAGGCGGGCGGACCCTGCTTTCTGTCACCGATGACGGCAGGGGCATGTCACCCGAAGAACTGGTGCTGGCCGTTGAGCGCCATGCGACATCAAAATTGCCTGATGACGATCTTTTCAATATCGCCTTCATGGGGTTTCGCGGCGAGGCCTTGCCCTCGATCGGCTCTGTGTCGCGGATGCGTTTGACCAGCCGCACAAAGGGTGCTGAAAACGCCTGGAGCCTCGGCATCGAAGGCGGCATGAAAGGCGAGCCGGAACCCGCCGCCCACCCGTTTGGTACGCGGGTTGAAGTACGTGATCTGTTTTATGCGACGCCTGCGCGCCTGAAATTTCTCAAAACCGCCCGGACCGAACAGATGTATGCCCGCGAGATCATGGAGCGCCTGGCAATGGCGCGGCCGGATGTCAGCTTTAGCTTAAGCGGGGACAACAACAAATCGATCCTGAATTACCCGGCCTGTGCGGGGGATTTGTTTGATGCCCGCCTGAAGCGGCTGGGTGCGGTAATGGGCCGTGAATTCCAGGATAACGCCCTGCAGATCGAGGCGGAACGCGAAGGCATCCGCCTGACCGGCTATGCCGGGGTGCCAACCCTGAACCGGGGTAATGCGCAAATGCAGTTCCTGTTTGTCAATGGCCGCCCGGTCAAGGACCGGCTGTTGCAGGGGGCTGTGCGTGGGGCCTATCAGGATTTTCTGGCGCGCGATCGCCACCCGTTACTTGCCCTGTTTCTCGACCTTGAGCCACGCGATGTGGACGTGAACGTGCACCCTGGCAAAACCGAAGTCCGTTTTCGCGACCCGGGGCTGGTGCGTGGCCTGATTGTCGGGGCGTTGAAACATGCCTTGGCCGGCGCCGGGCACCGGGCATCTACCACGGTGGCCGATATGGCGCTGGGCGCTGCCCGCCGCGAGGGGGAGTTGCCCGGCGGGGCTGCGGGTTATAACGCGGCGCGACCGGGGATCAGCGGGTATGGCGGCTATGGCAGTGCGGCTTCCTATCCCGGCCATCAGGCGATTGAACGCAATTATGCTGCCCAGGCCCCGTTTGATAATGGCGCAGGCCCGGCCATTGGCGGGTTGTTTGACCGCCCACGTGATTTTGGCGGCCATCCGGCAGGGGCATCCAGTGCGGGGGATGCCGGTGGCTATGGTGGCGGCAATGGCGGTTTTGCCGGGGCGGCGGCGGCGGCCTTGGCCGGGGGCTATGCCAGTGCATCGCCTTCGGCACGTATTGATGTTACCGACGAAACCCGTTTTGTCGATCATCCGCTGGGTGCAGCGCGCGGGCAGGTCCATGCCAATTACATTATCGCGCAAACGCGCGACGGGCTGGTGATTGTGGACCAGCATGCCGCGCATGAACGCATTGTTTATGAACGCATGAAGGCCGACCTGGCCGAAACCGGCGTCAAGCGGCAGGGGTTGTTGCTGCCCGAAGTTGTCGAACTTGATGAATCCGGCGCTGACCGTGTTGCCGAACGGGCCGAAGAATTTGCCGAACTGGGGCTGGTGATCGAACCCTTTGGCCCCGGTGCGCTGGTGGTCCGCGAAGTGCCTGCCATGCTGGGCAAGGTGGATGTGGCTTCGCTGGTGCGCGATTTGGCCGATGAGCTGGCGGAACTGGGGCAGGGCATGGCGTTAAAGGACCGGTTGATGCATGTCTGTGCCACCATGGCCTGTCATGGTTCTGTCCGATCAGGGCGCAAGCTTAATGCCGATGAAATGAATGCCCTTCTGCGCCAGATGGAAGCCACCCCGCATTCCGGCCAGTGCAACCATGGTCGCCCGACCTATGTTGAACTGAAATTAAACGACATCGAAAAAATGTTCGGACGGCGCTGA
- a CDS encoding phytanoyl-CoA dioxygenase family protein: MPTLTTGYQHIPTVVDICDLAFLRERLEHQTNQLLLMRERRDPSAERAIFQTVNDGDQSAIKIFRINQLLSQDHELALYFLGHPTIQAIGQKLCGADAVPVYVSAQFRHMGESSTVIWHQDMVHDRAGPIYTIGLYLDDAWSQNGALRILPDTQYSKANIEEIVRQNDGANQSQSIPVVAGDVIAHDVMLVHCSDDMKETQQRRTLYVEFRSPERALQNSTMSDAWIKSQQGLMRQAACFYELVRKTGNSEGTEIIKQGKELHLDAGDIRFETANYLHP, encoded by the coding sequence ATGCCAACACTAACAACAGGCTATCAGCATATCCCAACAGTGGTGGACATATGTGACCTGGCTTTTTTGCGCGAAAGATTGGAACATCAGACCAATCAGCTTTTACTGATGCGTGAACGACGCGATCCATCAGCAGAACGCGCCATCTTCCAAACCGTGAATGATGGTGATCAAAGTGCAATCAAAATTTTCCGCATCAACCAGCTTTTAAGCCAGGACCATGAGCTTGCTCTGTATTTTCTGGGTCATCCAACCATTCAGGCGATTGGCCAAAAATTATGTGGCGCCGATGCCGTCCCGGTTTATGTCTCAGCGCAATTTCGCCATATGGGAGAAAGCAGCACTGTCATCTGGCATCAGGATATGGTGCACGACCGCGCAGGGCCAATTTACACCATTGGACTTTATCTGGATGACGCATGGTCGCAAAATGGCGCACTGCGTATCCTTCCTGATACGCAGTATTCCAAGGCCAATATCGAAGAAATCGTCCGCCAGAACGACGGTGCCAACCAATCGCAATCCATTCCGGTCGTAGCGGGCGATGTTATCGCCCATGACGTCATGCTGGTTCATTGCTCGGACGATATGAAGGAAACACAGCAGCGACGCACCCTTTATGTCGAATTCCGGTCACCCGAACGGGCATTGCAAAATTCAACGATGTCCGATGCCTGGATAAAATCACAACAGGGCTTGATGCGACAAGCAGCATGTTTTTATGAACTGGTCCGTAAAACCGGAAATTCTGAGGGCACTGAAATCATAAAGCAGGGCAAAGAATTGCATCTTGATGCAGGCGATATCCGTTTTGAAACGGCAAATTACCTGCATCCTTAA
- a CDS encoding transporter substrate-binding domain-containing protein codes for MKFGKMVLAVCMGLAMLGQAEAKEWKHITIATEGAFPPWNATKPDGTLEGYEIDLYKDLCKRMNVECTMVTQAWDGIIPALTAGKFDAIMAGMSATAKREKIISFSESYGTTGQTFAVARGSDLEKMPHFGEVFSLESELPQAEKAVEDIKPFLKGKIIGVQTASIASVFLDKYLKDTAEIREYKSTEQHDLDLLAGRVDVIMASMGYLSTAAAKEGNSDMVVAGPRFQRGILGRGSSIGLRKEDTDLRDMFNKAIAEAKADGTIKKLSDKWFGFDVTPH; via the coding sequence ATGAAATTTGGTAAAATGGTTCTGGCCGTTTGCATGGGGCTGGCAATGCTGGGCCAGGCAGAAGCCAAAGAATGGAAACATATCACGATCGCAACCGAAGGTGCCTTCCCCCCGTGGAACGCCACCAAGCCGGACGGCACCCTGGAAGGTTATGAAATCGACCTTTACAAGGATCTGTGCAAGCGCATGAATGTCGAATGCACCATGGTCACCCAGGCATGGGATGGCATCATTCCCGCGCTGACGGCTGGCAAGTTTGATGCGATCATGGCGGGCATGTCGGCAACGGCGAAACGCGAAAAAATCATCAGCTTTTCTGAATCCTATGGCACCACCGGCCAGACCTTTGCCGTAGCGCGCGGCAGCGATCTGGAAAAGATGCCGCATTTTGGCGAAGTTTTTTCGCTGGAATCCGAATTGCCGCAGGCTGAAAAAGCCGTTGAAGACATCAAGCCGTTCCTGAAAGGGAAAATCATTGGTGTGCAGACGGCCTCTATCGCGTCGGTCTTTCTTGATAAATACCTGAAAGACACTGCCGAAATCCGCGAATACAAATCAACCGAACAGCATGACCTTGACCTGCTGGCTGGCCGTGTTGACGTGATCATGGCGTCGATGGGTTACCTTTCGACAGCGGCTGCCAAAGAAGGCAATAGCGACATGGTCGTTGCCGGTCCGCGCTTCCAGCGTGGCATTCTGGGCCGTGGCAGCTCGATCGGGCTGCGCAAGGAAGACACCGATCTGCGCGACATGTTCAACAAGGCAATTGCTGAAGCCAAGGCCGATGGCACGATCAAGAAGCTGTCGGACAAATGGTTTGGTTTTGATGTGACGCCGCACTGA
- the mntR gene encoding manganese-binding transcriptional regulator MntR has translation MAGGAALPPKENHAETFARLRDAHAREVTEDYVEMIADLIVEEGEARAVSLAARFGVTPATVNNTIKRLERDGFVSSRPYRSIFLTEAGQELADKCRERHKIVYDFLIALGLDAQIAEFDAEGIEHHVSAETLDVFRAFTEARKARG, from the coding sequence ATGGCCGGCGGGGCGGCGCTTCCACCCAAGGAAAATCACGCAGAAACCTTTGCGCGGCTTCGCGATGCCCATGCACGCGAAGTAACCGAGGATTATGTGGAAATGATCGCCGATCTGATTGTCGAGGAAGGTGAAGCCCGCGCGGTTTCGCTGGCGGCACGCTTTGGCGTAACCCCGGCGACGGTGAATAATACGATCAAAAGGCTGGAACGTGACGGCTTTGTGTCCAGCCGTCCTTACCGCTCTATTTTCCTGACCGAAGCCGGACAGGAACTGGCCGATAAATGCCGAGAACGTCATAAGATCGTCTATGATTTCCTGATCGCGCTGGGCCTTGATGCCCAGATCGCCGAGTTCGACGCCGAAGGCATCGAACATCATGTCAGCGCCGAAACCCTGGACGTTTTTCGCGCCTTCACCGAAGCCCGAAAAGCACGCGGCTGA
- a CDS encoding pentapeptide repeat-containing protein, with translation MSDLSVLYADYSPKAASLVREALQPLNIGAFYTCETQEETLAMAHRYRPRLVMVSLQLEGYQGIKTIGYLRALSGGQEDPYFNQVPVLLGAKTLTREAMRHAVAVGIEGVFRQPVNPDRLHRIINTVVKTPRRFVLEGDYFGPARKKTNNAQPEPANASNSEEANAEENAAPNAGADTANDNASTPADESANANNDGSSDGLQVNRRSRQSNAGVILRPGGKTTSVSRPPAARSRATASGITLPRPPAKGDKKATAMALSDEDLVAPPSKQAAAAMLEAGDLLRSNQEAAKSVATLGTAETKKPTPETAKPAAVASNAAPSSETEDEDEDVLANNDENLIEVDIKTALLTHKTWVDTGGKEGQMVSFENADLRDEDLEGIDLTRCVLPQASLQNANCEGAVLRRCDLTMANFTGANLKNAILAASRLSGANFKDASLAGTVFLGADLANASLRGAKLINCDFSGCNLVRTDFRDADLSSAKGLFSEQIQRARINANTRLPRDMRLKTV, from the coding sequence ATGTCTGATTTGTCCGTTTTATATGCTGATTACAGCCCCAAGGCCGCCAGCCTGGTGCGTGAAGCGTTGCAGCCGCTCAATATTGGCGCGTTTTATACCTGTGAAACCCAGGAAGAAACGCTGGCCATGGCGCATCGCTACCGCCCCCGGCTGGTGATGGTCAGCCTGCAGCTTGAAGGATATCAAGGCATCAAAACAATCGGCTATCTGCGCGCCCTTTCTGGCGGGCAGGAGGACCCGTATTTCAACCAGGTGCCCGTATTGCTGGGCGCCAAAACCCTGACGCGCGAAGCCATGCGCCATGCCGTTGCCGTGGGCATCGAAGGCGTATTTCGCCAGCCCGTTAACCCGGACCGGCTGCACCGCATTATCAATACGGTTGTCAAAACCCCGCGCCGCTTTGTGCTGGAGGGGGATTATTTTGGCCCTGCCCGCAAAAAAACCAATAATGCACAACCTGAACCGGCAAATGCCAGCAACAGCGAAGAAGCAAACGCCGAAGAAAACGCAGCACCCAACGCAGGTGCCGATACCGCCAACGACAATGCCAGCACGCCAGCAGATGAAAGCGCCAATGCCAACAATGACGGCAGCAGCGACGGCCTGCAGGTAAACCGACGGTCACGCCAGTCCAATGCCGGAGTCATCCTGCGCCCCGGGGGCAAGACAACATCGGTTTCCCGCCCGCCAGCAGCACGTAGCCGCGCCACGGCTAGCGGCATTACCCTGCCGCGCCCGCCTGCCAAGGGCGACAAAAAAGCTACCGCCATGGCCCTGTCAGACGAAGACCTTGTCGCACCGCCAAGCAAACAGGCCGCTGCAGCCATGCTTGAAGCAGGTGATTTGTTGCGATCCAACCAGGAAGCGGCCAAATCGGTTGCGACCCTGGGCACGGCAGAAACCAAAAAACCGACACCCGAAACGGCAAAACCCGCAGCTGTTGCCAGCAACGCTGCGCCATCATCGGAAACCGAGGATGAAGATGAAGACGTCCTTGCCAATAATGATGAAAACCTGATCGAGGTTGATATCAAAACCGCCCTGCTGACCCATAAAACCTGGGTCGATACCGGCGGCAAGGAAGGGCAGATGGTATCGTTTGAAAATGCCGATCTGCGCGATGAAGACCTTGAAGGCATTGACCTGACACGATGTGTATTGCCACAGGCATCGCTGCAGAATGCCAATTGCGAAGGGGCAGTTTTGCGGCGCTGTGATTTGACCATGGCGAATTTCACCGGGGCCAACCTGAAAAATGCCATTCTGGCCGCCAGCCGCCTCAGCGGTGCGAATTTCAAGGATGCCAGCCTTGCCGGTACCGTATTTCTGGGTGCCGACCTTGCCAATGCCAGCCTGCGCGGGGCCAAACTGATCAATTGCGATTTCAGCGGCTGCAACCTCGTCCGTACCGATTTCCGCGATGCCGACCTGTCATCGGCCAAGGGCCTGTTTTCCGAACAAATCCAGCGCGCGCGCATCAATGCCAATACCCGCCTGCCGCGCGACATGCGACTGAAAACGGTTTAG
- a CDS encoding siderophore-interacting protein: MTSAVLRAHTRVTVPDPQEALNVLSKFYVDNDCAVTFEGSDHVISVGLGTMRVGQQENGLTIEITAANDTAISQLKTGVITMVDQLVPGADLDCRWQGAGQGDAKSGKLPNFRELRVASVCDLGPDMRRLRLTGDDLAPYLGGAIHVRLLVPPHGDDAPEWPTMGENGLPVWPQGDKKVEPRVYTIRQINADEGWMDIDFVVHGDNGPGSRFANHAAPGQLLGVTGPIGNDLTNADWYLFAADETGMPAICRYLEELPAEKTGQVIFEVSGPQAKIDIPHHAGFDIGWVFRDGSAPEGTVMQSAQLVAASSEMPNAKDDAKTDEDGISPFANMVCDVCLPDDGRSIFCWTATEAATYRHLHKHFRKSGKLGRDECLVMTFWRAVKH, encoded by the coding sequence ATGACGTCAGCCGTTCTTCGTGCGCATACCCGCGTTACCGTGCCCGACCCGCAGGAAGCGCTGAATGTTCTGTCGAAATTCTATGTCGATAATGATTGCGCCGTGACCTTTGAAGGCAGCGATCATGTGATATCGGTGGGGTTGGGCACCATGCGGGTTGGCCAGCAGGAAAATGGCTTGACCATTGAAATTACTGCCGCCAATGATACCGCGATCAGCCAGCTTAAAACCGGTGTCATTACCATGGTGGATCAGCTCGTACCTGGTGCGGACCTTGATTGTCGCTGGCAGGGTGCAGGGCAGGGCGATGCCAAATCCGGCAAGCTGCCCAATTTTCGCGAATTGCGTGTCGCCTCGGTCTGCGACCTTGGCCCGGATATGCGCCGTTTGCGCCTGACGGGGGATGATCTTGCGCCCTATCTGGGTGGGGCCATTCATGTGCGCCTACTTGTCCCACCTCATGGCGATGACGCGCCCGAATGGCCGACCATGGGCGAAAATGGCCTGCCGGTTTGGCCGCAGGGCGACAAAAAGGTGGAACCGCGTGTGTACACCATTCGCCAGATCAACGCTGATGAAGGCTGGATGGATATTGATTTTGTCGTGCATGGCGATAATGGCCCGGGATCGCGATTTGCCAATCATGCCGCACCAGGCCAGCTTTTGGGCGTTACCGGCCCTATTGGCAATGATCTGACGAATGCGGACTGGTATCTGTTCGCCGCCGATGAAACCGGCATGCCGGCAATTTGTCGTTACCTTGAAGAACTGCCGGCAGAGAAAACCGGACAGGTGATTTTCGAGGTTTCAGGCCCACAAGCAAAAATCGATATTCCCCATCATGCAGGATTTGATATCGGCTGGGTCTTTCGTGATGGTAGCGCGCCCGAAGGTACGGTTATGCAATCGGCGCAACTTGTCGCAGCCAGCAGCGAGATGCCAAACGCGAAAGACGATGCGAAAACCGACGAGGACGGCATTTCGCCCTTTGCAAATATGGTTTGTGACGTGTGCCTGCCTGATGACGGGCGCAGCATCTTTTGCTGGACGGCAACGGAGGCCGCCACTTATCGCCACTTGCACAAGCATTTCCGCAAAAGTGGTAAACTGGGGCGGGATGAATGCCTGGTTATGACTTTCTGGCGGGCCGTAAAGCATTAA
- a CDS encoding motility protein A: MDIATLIGIIAGMGVIVGAIFMGGSLSAFIDVPSIMVVFGGTAAATLIKFPMRDVMKSMKTGIGIAFKNPKEDPQSIYDKAMELSALVRKNGLLGLESVEIENEVMKRGIRMCVDGHNGDVVRSSVSAEVAKSIQRDELGEVMFRGIGDTAPAFGMIGTLVGLVQMLANLSDPAAIGPAMAIAMLTTFYGAVLANLIALPIADKLALKVEQLRNTKELIVESVVQIQASQSPMVMKEILGPYLPGGIPADTGDGGDA, from the coding sequence ATGGATATCGCAACACTCATTGGAATTATTGCCGGTATGGGCGTTATCGTTGGCGCCATTTTTATGGGCGGCAGCCTGAGCGCCTTTATCGACGTGCCATCCATCATGGTGGTTTTTGGCGGCACGGCAGCGGCCACGCTGATCAAATTTCCGATGCGCGATGTCATGAAATCGATGAAAACCGGCATTGGCATCGCTTTCAAAAACCCCAAGGAAGACCCGCAATCCATTTACGACAAGGCAATGGAGCTTTCGGCATTGGTACGTAAAAACGGCCTTCTGGGGCTGGAAAGTGTCGAAATTGAAAACGAGGTCATGAAGCGCGGCATCCGCATGTGTGTGGATGGTCACAATGGTGATGTTGTCCGCAGCTCGGTCTCGGCGGAGGTTGCCAAATCGATCCAGCGCGACGAACTTGGCGAAGTGATGTTTCGCGGTATCGGCGATACCGCACCGGCCTTTGGCATGATCGGCACCCTTGTGGGTCTGGTGCAGATGCTTGCCAACCTGTCTGACCCGGCAGCAATTGGCCCGGCCATGGCAATTGCCATGCTGACAACCTTTTATGGCGCGGTTCTTGCCAACCTGATTGCATTGCCTATTGCCGACAAGCTGGCGCTGAAGGTTGAACAGCTGCGCAATACCAAGGAGCTGATCGTGGAATCGGTTGTGCAGATCCAGGCCAGCCAAAGCCCGATGGTGATGAAGGAAATCCTTGGTCCCTATCTTCCTGGCGGTATCCCCGCGGATACCGGCGATGGCGGGGACGCTTGA